The genomic interval GCCGGTCACGATCCTGACTCTTGCCTCGTTAGCGGCATTTTTTATAGAGACACAGATTTTTTCAAGGTCAGGGATTTTGAAACCTTCTTCGATAATGAAAGATACGCTTATATATTTTGGTACCGCTCCCATACAGGTTAAGTCGTTTACAGTGCCGCATACGGACAATTTCCCGATATCACCCCCCGGGAAAAATATCGGCGAAACCACAAAAGAATCTGTGGTGAAAAGGACTTCGCCTTTTTCTCCCGGCAATAAAGCGGAGTCCTCAAAACGGTCAAGTATCGGATTGGAAAAATATTTTTTAAAAATTTCTCCGATTAAACGATGGGTGGCCCTTCCACCGCTTCCATGGGACAATGTGATTATTTTGTTCCCGATATTTTGATTGAACATAATGGTCATAAATATTAGAAGTATTATAAGCTATAATCAAACGGCTGGCAAGCTTCAATGGAAGAAGAAAATTTTATTGACAGCGGGTTAAATAATCATATAATAAAAATATGGCCCCGGATGATTACAAATATGACCTCGTCCTTTTGCACGCTCCCGCGGTATATGATTTCCGTAAAACATCAATAATGTTCGGTCCTATAAGCGATGTGGTGCCTTCCAGTTCTATTTTTGAAATTTACCCGATCGGGTTTGGTTCTATCGCCCGACACCTTAAAAATAAAGGTATGCGGGTGAGAATCCTCAATCTTGCCGTAAAGATGCTTCTTGCCCCGGAACTGGATGTGGAGAAATTATTGGGCACAATCAAAAGCCGGGTATTTGGCATTGACCTTCACTGGCTGTGTCACGCGCATGGAAGCGTCGAAGTGGCTAAACTCGTAAAAAAAATACACCCGGATTCAAAAATAGTTTTCGGCGGTATCTCAGCCACTTATTTCCATAAGGAATTGATGACATATCCTTTCATTGATTATTGTTTCCGCGGAGATTCAACAGAACCTCTTATGGAAATGCTCATCAATACATTGAAAAACGGCGGAGATTTCGGCCAAATATCCAATCTCTGCTGGAGAAATAAACAGGGAGAAACGGTTTACAACGAATTTAATTATATTCCCGGGACGCTTGAAAATATACAAATCGATTACAAAAATATTTTCTTTTCCGCGTTAAGAGATTTGGACTTGTCCGGTTACCTGCCGTTTACTTCATGGGTCGATTATCCTGTCACGGCCATTGTCCTGAGCCGCGGATGTAACTATAACTGCAATGTCTGCGGCGGATCCAACGATTTTTACAGGGAACACTGCGGGAGACAGAAAGCGGTTTACCGGACGCCAAAAAACATCTGTGAGGAAATAAAAAACCTGGCGCATTTTATTAACGGACCGTTACTTTTAATCGGGGATTTATTTTTAAACGGGAAGGATTACAGCTATGAACTTCTTGAAGAATTTAAAAAAATGAAAATTTCCAACCAGATTATTTTTGAAGTGTCGCTTCCTCCCACAAGGGAGGAGCTCGTTCATATCAGCGAGGCGATACCTCGTTTTAATATATTGCTTTCGCCCGAGTCACATGACGAGCGGGTGCGTAGTTCTTTCGGCCGGCATTTCACGAACAGGGAAACGGAAGATATGATTGAAACCGCAGTTGAACTTGGCGTCGGCAGGATTGACCTTTTCTTTATGATAGGCCTCCCGGAGCAAACCAGGGAGTCTGTAATGGAAACGGTCGAATACTGCGATTATCTGCTTGGAAAATTCGCGAAATCCAAAAAACTTTCAGTATATATATCGCCGCTTTCACCTTTCCTTGACCCGGGTTCAAGGGTATTTGAAAATCCCGAGGCGCACGGTTACAAACTTTTTTACCGCACCCTTGAAGAACACAGGCGGGCCCTTTTACAACCGAGCTGGAAATATATCCTGAATTATGAAACCAGGTGGCTCTCGAGAGACGATATAGTGGATTGTTCATACCGGGCGGCGCTCGGGATGAACAGGATAAAACTGAAACACGATTTATTAAATCCTAAAGAAGCAAAAAAACAAGAGGAGAAGATACTGGAGGCACAGGCGTTCTCCAGGGAAATTGATAAGGTATTGGCCATAAGAGACGAAACTGAAAAAAACAGAAGGCTCCAGGGCATGAAACGGCAGATGGACAAGTACAGCCGTTCAACCACGTGCAATATGAAAGACCTCGAATGGTCCATTATGATATTCAATGTCCGCGCCCCGAAATTTCTCCGCGTCTTTTTCTTCTATATCTGGTCGGGATTGTCCAGGGTATTCGGATAAAAGTCGAAAGGCATTAGATTATTGACAAAACAACCTTATTTTGTTATTCTTTTTATTAATTAATAATCATGCCTAAAAAAATAATATGTTTAATATCAATTGTTTTTATTTTTAATCTGCATTTTGTTTTCTCAGAATCAAATGTATTTGAAGGATTAAAACAAAATTTGGTTAAAGACGGGTTTGACCTTGAATTTATAAAAAAAGTTTACAGCCATGATAAATTGGAATTTATTCCTCACATAATTACTATAAATGTAAAACAAACGGTGAATGGTTCTAATTATCTTCAATACAATGAGGATTCAGTCACTGAAAAGGTCAGGGACTATATTTCAGAAAACAATAAATTTCTGGCTAAAATTTATGAAAAATATAATGTGCCTGCCGGGATAATTTGTTCTATACTTATGATTGAATCGAAACTTGGTTCATATATCGGGAAATACAGGGTGATGAATACTTATTCAAGCATGGCTGTTTCAAATACTGACGAGGCGATAGATAATATTTATCAAAGATACCAGAAGGACGCTATGCTGACTGATGAAAAGAAGCTTTCCCGGGAAATTGTCGCTCAGAGGGTCAGAAAAAAATCCGACTGGGCGTATAGTGAATTGAAATTATTTTTAAAGTATATAAAAAATAATAATATTGACCCTTTCCAGATAAAAGGTTCGATATCGGGGGCGTTCGGCCTTGCCCAATTTATCCCGTCCAGTTTTTTTCGTTATGCCGTAGACGGCGATACAGACGGCAAAATTGACCTTTACAACCACTATGACGCGATGGCCAGTATAGCAAATTACCTGAAAGAAAATGGGTGGAAAAATAATTTATCTGAAGAGGAAGAAAAAAAAGTAATAGCCACCTATAACCATAGTAAATATTACGCGGAGGCAGTAATTGGAATCGCGGCGGCAGTTAAAAATAATAAAGATTAAAGCCGGAGGTTTAATATGAAAAAAAGGATTGCTGAGGTTGAACGTATTACAAGCGAAACAAATATAAAACTTTTTTTGAATCTGGACGGGACAGGCAAATATAAAGTAAAAACCCAGGTCCCTTTTATCAATCATATGCTGGAATTATTCGCCAGGCACGGTTTATTTGATTTAGAAATTGAGGCGCTGGGGGATATTCAACTGGGCGACCACCACCTGGTAGAAGACCTTGGTATTTGCCTCGGGGAGGCCGTGAAAGACGCGCTTGGAGATAAAAAAGGCATAAAACGCTATGGTGAGGCGTGTGTGCCGATGGATGAAACACTGGTAAAAGTAGTTCTGGACATTAGCGGCAGGCCTTATCTTGTTTATGATGTTAATCCCAAAAAACTGCCGTATAAAGGCAAAGAGGAAACAGATAAGATAGGGACGTTTGATTACAGGCTGACTAAAGAATTTTTCCAAAGTTTTTGCAATAATGCCGGTGTTACACTTCATATACGGCTGGAATACGGCGATGATTTACATCATATTATAGAGGCCGTTTTTAAAGCTTTTGGCAGGGCGTTGAGCATCGCGGTCCAGAAAGATTCGCGTATAAAGATGGTGCCTTCGACGAAAGGAAAATTGTAAATACAGCAGGGGCGGGGTAACCCCGCCCCTACAACTAAATTTATTATGAAATATATCGCGATTATCGATTACGGCATGGGAAACCTCAGGAGCATCCAGAAGGCTTTGGAATTTCTGGGTTACCGCGCGGAAGTCACTGACAAAAAAAATAAAATCAGAAACGCCTCATCTGTAATTTTGCCGGGTGTGGGGGCTTTCCCGAAAGCAATGGAGGAACTTGAAAAACGGGGCCTGGTTGAAACGGTTAAGAACGGCGTGAAATCCGGAAAGCCTTTTTTGGGAATCTGCCTCGGCATGCAGATTCTTTTTGAGGAAAGCGATGAGTTCGGTTTATCAAAAGGGCTGGGTATCGTGCGCGGAAAAGTCCAGCGGTTTTCCGGCAAATTGAAAATTCCGCACATGGGGTGGAATGAAATAGAATTATCCAAAAGGCCGGATTTTTTAAAAGATTTCCCCAAAAAGGCCTTTGTGTATTTTGTTCACTCATATTACTGCGAGCCGGAGGATAAAAAGGTAATTCTAAGCCGTACTTTTTACGGGAAAAGTTTTGTATCGGGTATTTACAGGGAAAATTTAATTGCCTGCCAGTTTCATCCTGAAAAAAGCCAGAAAATAGGATTGGAATTTTTGAATAAATTCAGCAGGTTAATTTGAGGGGGGGGAGAAAATGCTGATTATTCCAGCAATTGATTTAAGGCACGGGCAATGCGTGCGCCTCATCCAGGGGGACCCAAACCGCCAGACGGTTTACAGCAAACAACCGGTTTCAATGGCCCGGTGGTGGCAGTCGAAAGGTGCCATGCGCCTCCATGTGGTAGATTTAGATGGTGCATTTGACGGCAAAATTTCAAACCTTGAAACTATTAAAAATATTATAAAGTCTGTTGATATCCCTGTTCAGGTAGGAGGAGGAATCAGAAATATGGATATAATTGAGGAACTCCTTCAGGCAGGTGTTGATTCGGTTATATTGGGGACCTCAGTATGTAAAAACAAAAGGTTTTTAAAAAAGGCCATAAAAAGTTTCCCTGATAAAATTATTGTCGGTATTGACAGCAAAAACGGAAATGTTGCCATTTCCGGGTGGAAAAAACTCACAAAAATAAAAACGCTCGATTTAATTAATGAAGTGGAAGAGCTTGGCATAAAAACCATTATTTACACGGACATCAGCAGGGACGGTATGCTGGAGGGCCCGAATTTTGATTCTATTGAAACTCTTTTAAAATCGTCAAAAATATCCCTGATTGCCTCAGGCGGGATATCGGACTTGAACGATATCAAAAAATTAAAGGAATTGAACAATAAAAGGCTGATTGGGGCCATTGTCGGTAAAGCGCTTTATACAGGAAAAATAGACCTTGCGGAAGCAATAAAGATAGGAAAAAGATGTTAGCGAAAAGGATTATTCCATGTCTTGACGTTAAGGACGGCAGGGTGGTCAAGGGCGTGAAATTTCTGAATTTACAGGATGCCGGTGACCCTGTTGAGGTCGCGAAAAAGTATGAAGAAGAAGGCGCTGATGAAGTAGTTTTTCTTGATATAACGGCTTCACACGAAAAAAGAAATATTATTCTTGATGTAGTAAAAAGAACCGCGGAAATGGTGTTCATGCCTTTGACGGTCGGCGGCGGGATAAGAACAGTTGAAGATATCCGGAGGCTCCTGGCATCCGGTGCCGATAAAATTTCTCTGAATACGGCGGCGGTAAATAATCCTCATTTAGTTTCAGAAGGCGCGAAACATTTTGGCGGGCAGTGTATTGTCGTGGCGATTGACGCGAAAAAGAAAGTTAAAAGTCAAAAGTCAAAAGTTAAAAGTGAGGAATGGGAGGTATACACGCACGGCGGAAGAACGCCGACAGGATTGGATGTTATAGGCTGGGCGAAAAAGGTTGAAAAATTGGGCGCCGGCGAAATTCTTCTGACAAGCATGGACTGCGACGGGACGAAAAACGGCTATGACCTTGAACTTACCCGCGCGGTTTCGGAGGCCGTGAATATTCCGGTTATCGCCTCAGGCGGGGCTGGGAATCTCGAACATCTTTATGACGCCTTTAAAAAAGGCAAAGCGGACGCGGTCCTCGCCGCGTCGATTTTCCACTACCGCGAATTTACCATCCGCCAGGCAAAAGAATACCTCGCGAAAAAAGGGATTCCTGTGAGGATGTAATATAATGTTCACTGAATAATGAACAAATGTAAAAAGTGAACATTAAAAATTATGATAGTTAAAGCTACCAACCTTACACCACAAAAAGCACAATCACCCCGAATGTAAAAACGAACCCGAGCGGGAGAATAAATTTAGTAAAAGATTTTTCTTCCCTGCCGTTTAAGCGCTCGATTATTTTATAAGTGACAAGGAGGGACAGGCATAAAGCGAGAAACACGATAATTGCCTGGAGAGTCGAGGTCGCCCCCGTGGAAAGAACGCGTAAACCCGAGAAATCCTTCCTGTACCCGAAAATCGAAAGTATCCCTGAAAAAAGAAGCAAGGCCCCGGCCGCGAAAACCTCGAGGTAATGTGCCATGTAGCCGCCGAGGATAACCGGGATAAGGCCGTAGGAAACGGCGGCCCTGTTATCTGTAAAACCTGATGGCCCGCGTTTAGCTTGAAAATAACACATTAAATTATACAAAAGCCATAAAATAATAATCGCGGAAAAAAATAAAATGTTGGTAACAAGCTTTTCAGGCAGGACACTGTCTAGAAAATATTTAACGTGGATCCTATGAACGAAACTATGGAAGTCATTATAATAAACATAGAAGAAAAAACTTGCGCCGAGGGAAATTATCAGGAAACTGTCCGCTAAACGGAAATTGCGGATAGTCCAGAGCTCATCCGGGATGACCCGCAGGTTAAGCTGAATAGACTGGTTTTCGCAATTTTTAATACAGTTTCCGCAGAGGGTGCAGTCGCGGTTATTGTCTATCATAAAGGGATGGCCGTACATCGGGCATCCGGGGGACTTGCCACTGCCTTTATAGCAGGCGTGCGTGCGGCAGCGGTTAGTGCAAAGGTCCCGGTTGGCCCGGAGCTCCACGAGAGAAGACATCGAAAATATCGCATTTACCGCGCCGAGAGAACAGAGATAACGGCACCACGCGCCGCGCTCGTAAAACACGCTGAATATAAGCGAACCCATGATAATTGCAAGGAGAATAAAGCCCATGAACTGCGGGTGTTCATAAGCGTTCCATACAAGTTCAAGCCATAAAACCAGGATGCAGGATACTGTCATGATCCACCCGGTATTTTTCACGATAAAATGCGGCACCTTGCGTTTGGGGCGAAAAAAATTCTGCGCTAAAAGCCCCGGCAGTGAAAGGGAACAAATACTGCACCATATACGGGAAAGAAAAAAATTGGAGAAAAAAAGGAACGCCCAGCCGTAAACCCACACAATTACAAGGCCTATGTTAAACCTTGGGTCGCCCGGCCCGAAAAATAAAAAAAGAATACCCGCGTAAAAAATCATGCTGATTATTATCCTCGGGAGAATCGGGAAATACGGGCTTGTGAAAAATTGCCGCGCTTTATCAAAACGAAGCAGGTTATAACTGAATTTTCCTTCAGTCCTTGGAAGCCCGAGAAAGATTTGTTCCGAGAGTATCTCTCCCGTATCGCTTAATATTACTGCGCGCTCGATAACATTGGATATTTCCGTCAGGTTGCCCGGCCAGTCATAATTCATAAGTACTCCCAGCGCGTCAGGGGAAATACTTTTTATCTCTTTGAAATTTTTCCTGCCGAAATATTCCAAATAATATTGGGCCAGGGCCGGGATATCCCGCTTCCGGCTTCTAAGAGGCGGCAGTTCAAACGATTGTTCAGCCAATACATTGTAAAAATCACGGTTAAAATTTCCGGAATTTACCAAAGATTTAACATCGCCGTCAACAAGAAAAATCAAACGCGCGGCAAGAAGAACTTTTCTTTTTCCCCCGAAAGGCTGGAAATACCCGGTCTTTATTGTTTCTAAAAGTTTAAGCTGCACGCTTTTCTCAAGGCCTTCTATATGGGAGAGGGCTATTGTGCCTCCTTTAAACTGCTCTATATAACCAAGCCGGCGGACCGGCGCGAAAGAAAAAGAATCTTTTTCATAGCCGAATAATTCCCCTCCCCAGAGACGCGGGTCGAAACGCCTGGCATCCACCTCAATATACGGGCCGTCGCGATGGGGGCAGTCGAGATGTATCTGTTTCGCGGCCAGTCTTTTGCCGGTACCCGCTTCGCCTGTCAAAAGCACAGGACGTAAATTGGCGGCGAATTCGGCTATCGCGGCCCTTATCTGGTTAGCCTGGTATGACTCACCGACAAAATCCCCGGCTTTTACAAGGTCCTCTTTCACGCTGACTTTACCCGCCCTGTCGCTGAAAACACGGGCATTTTCAATCGCGATAGAGGCCTGGCTTGCTATAGTATCCAGGAGCCTCTGGTCATCATCCGTAAAGGGCTGCCATTCTTCTTCGGATTTTTTATCATACACGGACATGGTCCCGATAACGTTCCCCTTCATAAAAAGAGGGACACACAAGACAGAACGGATGTCTCCCGGGATATTATGCGCGAAACGCGGGTCTTTCGCCGCGTCATTTATAATAACGGGTTTTCCTTCCCCGGCTACTTTGCCGGCCACGCCTTCACCGATCTTCTGTGTTACAGTGTGGGCGACTTCATCAGTAATGCCGTAATAAGATTTAATGCGCAAAATACCTTCCCGTTCATCCTTCAGTCTTAAAATAACACCGCCGACTTTCATGAGGGACGCGGTCAGGCTCACGATTTTATACAGCAGGCGCGGCAGGTCGTAAGAAGCATTAAGCTCTTTTCCGATCTGAGAAAGCGCCTCAAGCTCATCGCGCTGGCGCCGGGCCTCCTGGTAAAATTGTATATTTTTTAAAAGCTGGGCTATATGCGGCGCGAGGAAACCCAAAAGTTTTTCATCACCAGGGCCGAAGGTCCCGGTTTCAAACGCGTATATTACAAGCATGCCGAAAGGGTTACTGTCACCCGCGGAGATAAAAGGGACGGCGAGCGCGGCATCATATTTTCCATAATCGTTTCCGAATTCCCTGATGTCCGTTTTATTAAAACAAACAACTTTTTCTGACCGCATTACCTGATAAAGAGGAGACGATTCTTTAAGGTATTCTTTTTTATCGGATTTCTTAAGGCGTACCCGTGTCCCGAGATAAAGCTCGCAAATATCAGCGTTAAAATCAGCTGATACAAGTTCAATAACCTTTTCTTTAATATCCTCAAAAGAAAGATTGGACGCGGCAAGGGTGTTTAACTGGTTCAAAAATGACAATTCACGTTTTTTTTCCCTGATACCGGCCTGGCCGGATTCTTCCGCGCGGTGAGCGATATCCGCCTGATTTTTCGACGCCCGGCGCAATTTTTCAGCAAGCGCTTCATCAAGCAGGCGGTGAATACGGGGATGTTCGAGAAGTATGTCGTCAAACGCTATTTTTTCAAGCGAAAGCAAGACAAGGTCTTCGGAGGCTTTTACACTGCGTGAACGGGGACTGCCGGTTAAAAGGGAAATTTCGCCAAAATGGTCCCCGGCGGACAAATGTCCCATGGTGCTTATACCCCCGTCATCATGCTTCACAATAAGATCAACTTTGCCGCTGACTATCACATAAAAGGCATGCCCCATCTCACCCTGGCGGTAAACATAATCTCCTTTTTTGATAACAAGTTCTTCAGTGGCGGAAACAATTAACTCAAGCTCCTCCCGTCTGAGCTTATGAAATAACGGTGTCCCGGCTAATAATTTTATTTTATCCATGTTTTACGAGAATTTTATTTTATCTTTGGTTACAATTTTACCACATCCCGATTTTTTTGTAACTATTTAGCGAAATGGAATATATGTAAAGACGCGAAAATATTGAAACAGTGGATTTTAAGTATTGATTATCATGCCGGAATGGATTTTGAAGACGACTGCATTAAACGGAAAAAACTCATACGGTTTATTCGTTACAACTGAAAATTCTTCTCTTTGAACAACTTTAAACAAGCGTCAACAACATCTCTGTGATATAAAATTCCTTTATTTTTTAATATTTCCTGCAATGCTATGTCAATTCCAAGAGAAGCCCGGTAAGGACGGTGAGAAGACATTGCTTCAACAACATCCGCGACAGCCAGAATATGCGCTTCGATCCGGATCGCGTCCCCTTTTATGCCCCGGGGATACCCTGACCCGTTCATTCTTTCATGATGCTGATAAACAATTTCCGCGATAGGCCATGGAAATTCAATTTTCTTTAATATGTCATACCCCGCCTGTGAATGAGTTTGTATTAATTGAAATTCAATGTCGTTTAATTTACCGGGTCTGGTGAGTATTTCAGAAGGGAGTGAGATTTTTCCAAGATCATGAATCAATCCTGCCACGCGGACCGCGTCAACGTGAGATTTATCAAGGCCTAATTCATCCGCGATCGCGCGCGCGAGGTTTGACACGCGCTGTTGATGCCCCGCAGTGTAAGGATCTTTTACTTCAACCATTGTTAATATAACCTGAATAATTCCACCAAAAGCTTTTCTCAGCTTTTCAAGAGTATTTTGAACTTTTTTCTCCGCTTCCTTCCGCATGGTAACATCATGCAGCATCACGAGTTTCGCGGGATTTCCTTCCCACTCAGTCGCGATTATATTTACCTCAGCTATCCCCCCGGGTTTTCCATTATGCATAATATCTATTTCGACCACGGTATTTTCCTTCGTGACAACTCCGAACAAACCCCCAATAAGTTTACCAGACGGCTTATTCAGTAAAGTTTCCGCTTGAGGATTGGTAAAAATAACGGTTCCTTTTAAATCTGTTACTATCATCGCTATATCGCTTTTCATAACGAGATTATGAAGGCTTTTATAACTCTTTTTTATCTTCTCTTCAATTTGTTTATGTATGGTAACATCTTCCGCCACTTTAATATAATGAGTAATAATTCCTTTCGAATCTTTAATAGATGATATCAACGCGGATTCCCAGTAATATTCTCCATTTTTCTTTTTATTATAAAATTCACCTTTCCATTCCTTCCCTTTTGTGATCAATTTCCACATTTGGTTTGTGTCTTCCCTGCTCTGGCCCTGAAGCAGGCTGGCGTTCCTGCCGATAATTTCTTTTTCCGAATACCCGGTTATTTCAGTAAATTTGGGATTTACATATTCCACTGTCCCGTTTTTATCGGTAATCATCAATATGCTCGGGCTTTCTTTGACGGCGCGCGATAATTTAACAAGCGTTTCACTGGTTTTTTTCCGTTCAGTAATATTAAAAGAATATTCTATCATCTTAACCAGATTTTCATGAACATCAAAAACAGGGTAACCATAAACCTCGACGTATTCCGGATTTCCTTTAGAATCATAATGTATATGCTCCGTAACAACTTTTTTCCTGGTTTTTTTTACTTCTTCCAAAGGGCATATATGTTCATTTGAGCACGGAGTGTTTCTCTTATGCGTCAACATATAACACTTAGACTTTTCCGATAATTGGCCGAACCCGGCGGCGGCATTCGCCATTTTAACAGTGTAGTTTTTAGCATCGATAACATAAAAGGGATAAGGCAGAGAAGAAAGTATCGTGTTAAGAAAATTATTTTGATACTCTACCTTTTTCGTTAATGTTTTCAGAAGATAATACCCTGCGATAGTTTTAGCCGCGATTGAAATACTTTCTCTTGCCGCCTTTAACACGTAATCCGGCCTGGGAACGTATTCTTCAGCCATTTTTAATAATTTTTCAGGCGCAATTTTATATTTTCCCGCGATTTTCTCAATCTTTTGCCTGTCAACCGGCGGATTTGATATGCCGGCATTAATTGAACCGATAATTTTGCCTTCGGCAATTATCGGCTCCGCGCATATGTTTATTCCGCCGGAACATTCAAACTCACAGGTTTTTTCTCTTTTAATGGACTCCCGCGAGGCAAACCAGCAGTCCTCATGGCATATCCATTTTCCGCTTTTTAACGCCTGCTCCTCAGTTTCGCCCGCGGTTTGCCTTGATGTCCGGTTAAGAAAATCACAGTATTTTGAACTTACCAATACCGAAGCATAACCGCCGTCAGCCTCATAGATCGCGGTAGAAGATTCCAGATATTTAAAATAAGAGTCCTGAATTTCCCTTAGTGTTTCTTCTCCTATGGTGTTTTTTAAACTGATTTCTTTTTTCATTTCACCTCCTTTTTAGAGTAACCCATCTGTTTCAAGAAAACATTATTTACATCCACAATCTTATAATTGTTATCAATAACCACAACTTCTTCATTAATAAGATTAAAAATCTTGCGATAATCCAAACCGATATTTTTCATAAGGAATTCATCCATTTTTCCACCCTTCTATATATTTATATATACTAAATATTATTCAGTGTTAATAAAATTTTTTAGACAGCAGTATATAAATAATTTTTAGTAATGTCAAATAGATTACGTATTCATAATAAATTATATTTACAAATACTTAATTACCTGGTATAATATAAAACATGAGTAAATATATATTCAGACTTTACATATCAGGTGAAAAAGAAGAATCAAAACACCTGGTAGAAAAATTGGAAGAGATTTTTAAAAAACAATTAAATATCAATGCGGAACTTAATATTGTCGATATTTTAAAAGACCCCAGGGCGGCGGAAGAGGACAAAATTTTAATTGTCCCCACTTTAATTAAAATTTCACCCATTCCGGTAAAGAAAATATTCGGGGATTTTTCAAATGAAAAAATAGTTTTGTCATATTTGGATTTACCCTGTTAGGGATTTCAAGGGACAAAGTGTTTTTGTTCCCAACGGGGTTTGCCCTGGCAAAAACCGGGAGTAAAAATGAGTAAAAAACAAATAGTAATTTTTATTCTGACTGCCTTAATGTCCTTCGCAAGTATTTCCTCCGGCGAGCAGCACATCGTTTCGAAGAAGGTCAATTCAGAACCTGTGATTGACGGGAAAGCAGAGAATATGTGGGACAACGCCAAATCAATCATAACACACGATAATATCGCCAATATCGATGTAACGCTAAAATCCGTTCATACCGGCAAAAAGATATTTTTTATGGCGGCCTTTCCAGATAAAGACGAATCAAGAACACATAAAAGCTGGGTATGGAATAAAACTACGGAAATTTATGAAATCGGGAATGACAGGGAAGACGTTTTTCTTTTTAAGTGGAACATGGAACCAGCACCCGTTGACCTGAGTATTTACTCTGATAACATATATAAGGCCGATGTCTGGTATTGGAAGGCATGCAGGACCGACCCGCTTGGTTACGCGGATGACAAAAT from bacterium carries:
- a CDS encoding TIGR04190 family B12-binding domain/radical SAM domain protein; protein product: MAPDDYKYDLVLLHAPAVYDFRKTSIMFGPISDVVPSSSIFEIYPIGFGSIARHLKNKGMRVRILNLAVKMLLAPELDVEKLLGTIKSRVFGIDLHWLCHAHGSVEVAKLVKKIHPDSKIVFGGISATYFHKELMTYPFIDYCFRGDSTEPLMEMLINTLKNGGDFGQISNLCWRNKQGETVYNEFNYIPGTLENIQIDYKNIFFSALRDLDLSGYLPFTSWVDYPVTAIVLSRGCNYNCNVCGGSNDFYREHCGRQKAVYRTPKNICEEIKNLAHFINGPLLLIGDLFLNGKDYSYELLEEFKKMKISNQIIFEVSLPPTREELVHISEAIPRFNILLSPESHDERVRSSFGRHFTNRETEDMIETAVELGVGRIDLFFMIGLPEQTRESVMETVEYCDYLLGKFAKSKKLSVYISPLSPFLDPGSRVFENPEAHGYKLFYRTLEEHRRALLQPSWKYILNYETRWLSRDDIVDCSYRAALGMNRIKLKHDLLNPKEAKKQEEKILEAQAFSREIDKVLAIRDETEKNRRLQGMKRQMDKYSRSTTCNMKDLEWSIMIFNVRAPKFLRVFFFYIWSGLSRVFG
- the hisB gene encoding imidazoleglycerol-phosphate dehydratase HisB, which gives rise to MKKRIAEVERITSETNIKLFLNLDGTGKYKVKTQVPFINHMLELFARHGLFDLEIEALGDIQLGDHHLVEDLGICLGEAVKDALGDKKGIKRYGEACVPMDETLVKVVLDISGRPYLVYDVNPKKLPYKGKEETDKIGTFDYRLTKEFFQSFCNNAGVTLHIRLEYGDDLHHIIEAVFKAFGRALSIAVQKDSRIKMVPSTKGKL
- the hisA gene encoding 1-(5-phosphoribosyl)-5-[(5-phosphoribosylamino)methylideneamino]imidazole-4-carboxamide isomerase, with product MLIIPAIDLRHGQCVRLIQGDPNRQTVYSKQPVSMARWWQSKGAMRLHVVDLDGAFDGKISNLETIKNIIKSVDIPVQVGGGIRNMDIIEELLQAGVDSVILGTSVCKNKRFLKKAIKSFPDKIIVGIDSKNGNVAISGWKKLTKIKTLDLINEVEELGIKTIIYTDISRDGMLEGPNFDSIETLLKSSKISLIASGGISDLNDIKKLKELNNKRLIGAIVGKALYTGKIDLAEAIKIGKRC
- the hisF gene encoding imidazole glycerol phosphate synthase subunit HisF, which translates into the protein MLAKRIIPCLDVKDGRVVKGVKFLNLQDAGDPVEVAKKYEEEGADEVVFLDITASHEKRNIILDVVKRTAEMVFMPLTVGGGIRTVEDIRRLLASGADKISLNTAAVNNPHLVSEGAKHFGGQCIVVAIDAKKKVKSQKSKVKSEEWEVYTHGGRTPTGLDVIGWAKKVEKLGAGEILLTSMDCDGTKNGYDLELTRAVSEAVNIPVIASGGAGNLEHLYDAFKKGKADAVLAASIFHYREFTIRQAKEYLAKKGIPVRM
- a CDS encoding lytic murein transglycosylase, producing the protein MPKKIICLISIVFIFNLHFVFSESNVFEGLKQNLVKDGFDLEFIKKVYSHDKLEFIPHIITINVKQTVNGSNYLQYNEDSVTEKVRDYISENNKFLAKIYEKYNVPAGIICSILMIESKLGSYIGKYRVMNTYSSMAVSNTDEAIDNIYQRYQKDAMLTDEKKLSREIVAQRVRKKSDWAYSELKLFLKYIKNNNIDPFQIKGSISGAFGLAQFIPSSFFRYAVDGDTDGKIDLYNHYDAMASIANYLKENGWKNNLSEEEEKKVIATYNHSKYYAEAVIGIAAAVKNNKD
- the hisH gene encoding imidazole glycerol phosphate synthase subunit HisH — encoded protein: MKYIAIIDYGMGNLRSIQKALEFLGYRAEVTDKKNKIRNASSVILPGVGAFPKAMEELEKRGLVETVKNGVKSGKPFLGICLGMQILFEESDEFGLSKGLGIVRGKVQRFSGKLKIPHMGWNEIELSKRPDFLKDFPKKAFVYFVHSYYCEPEDKKVILSRTFYGKSFVSGIYRENLIACQFHPEKSQKIGLEFLNKFSRLI